TCAGGGCTGCCATATAGGGCTGTGCAGCTTGTGGACTGTGCAAAGGTCCCCGGCCAAGGCAGTGGCGGGTACTGAAGCTCAGCCTGCATTCCACTCACCCTGGGCAGCACCCTGGGCAGAGCTGCATCTGCAGGAAGAAGGGGCACCTTTTCTTAATCTGTACAAAACTATCATATGGGATAGGggtggccctggccctgccccatcACATGCTTCTGTAACACTTCTCAATCTATTAACAACTTgttaaactaaaactaaaaaagtCTTCTCTGGAAGCAGGCAAACCCTGTGAGGCAGGGACCTCATTTCCCGTTGTGTCACTAGCCCTTCACTTCAAATGACAGGCCCGTAGTTGACATGTTGCATGAATGAGAAATAactgaaggagagggaggagagcggGAGTGAGAGGGAATGCCTGGGatttaggcaggaaacagagaggCTGTACATGCAGGGAGTGATCTGGGGATGGCACACATCCAGGTCCAGCACCGTGATCGGCCACCCAAGACTTACTGTTTTTCCCAGCTTCATTCTCAACCTCTGAACCCACAGGGTCTCAGAAAACTCACAGTGGCTGCAACAAGACGGCCTGGGGGGATTGCTCCGAAGAGGTGGGGCAGCCATTTGTGTCCTTGGCCATTGTGAACCCCGGGACTGCTTGGTTTATCGAGGAACCAAACATTCAGAACTGTGGTCTGACAAAGGAGCGCgtcatttaaaaattacctgACTTATGTGGCACCTCTACGTGGTAGCACTCAATAGGCATTTTACTCTTACAACCAGCTTGCTAGGAGGCTTAATGCTATTTCCATCTTATAGGTGAGAAAGTCTCGGGGCAAATAAGTGATAGCCTGGGATCATATATAGAGGTTAAATTACCTGGAGTTTTACATCTGATGCACAGCCTCGGGGGAAGAATAATTTCAGGAAAGAAGGGCTGTCCAGGAAAAGTGAGTGTGGCCACGGGCTTCAAGACCATATGAGTTTCAAAGGTAGAAGTCCACTGAGGTGCTTTCAGGACCCTCTCACCCACGTTGGCCTGAGGAACAGGCTGCCCTCTCACACTTAAGGAGGAAAGAATCAGGAGCTTCCTCAACAGCTGACAGCCGGGTGGGCCCCTCTGCTGCAGAGCCAGGCGTCATGCTGACATTGCGCTCCAGCAGGGCTGGCCTTCCAGCACACTCACCTTTAGGACTGCGGGGGCCAAGAAAATCCAGAGTGGGTGCAGGGCACTGTTTTCTACCTCACACGTACTCTTGGCCTTTCCACTAACCTGGCCTCTGGCACCGAGGCCGAGTTCTGGCACCGGCCAAGAGGGGAGGCCCACTGTTCTCCTCCCACTTTAAATACCAATTCCACGCGCCTAGTGTGTGCAAATGAGAGGACAAAAACGCTCTTGTTTCTTCTAGGGAGTATGATGGAAGGTCTGATCTTCACGTGGGGATAACCAACACAAATGGTAAGTGCACTTTCATAGCTTAAAAAGTTCCCCCAATACCTGGTTAGAAGAGAGCAGTATTTCTACAGAAAAAGTAACGTGGCAACATCACTAACAGTGCTGAGTATCTGAAAGCTCTTTAATGTTTTCTCAGCCAAGAgctgagaaaacattaaaaacattgcAAACCTGTatgttttttgttagtttttaagagaggaagaaacagacatccagagaGGTTGAGCTGTCCAAGACCTCATCTTGCGTTAGAAGCGGACCCTCTGCTCCCATTGCTGTACTCAGCCCACTGCCACTGGGTCCTCATACTTGGGGTCTCCAGGGGCCAAGCAGGAACACCAGGGATAAACTGGGGGGACACAGCACCTGAGCGTGCGGTAGGGCCTGCGAAAGTTTgctttaaaaactcagaaaagcaGCACATTTAAATAAAACGGTTCCTTTGGCCAGATTTAGCTTGGAGGGCACAGTCTGCAGGAAAAGGCCTGGGGAGTGCCGCCAGCAGGAGGGTGCAGGCCTGGGAATGGTGAGCGAGGCCAGCCACTTGCGGCTGCGATCAGGTCCGACAAGCGAAGTCTGATAACAGCCCTTGCTGCTCCCTTGAGGCAGGAGAACCGTGAACAGAAACCTAGGACTGGGTTTTGAACTCACTGACTGTCACGAACAGTCAAATCTGCACCAGTCTTTGTCAGGAGAAATGTACTGCTGATTTAAGGAAGTGAGACGGACGCCTTTGTAGACAGAGAACTTCAACAAAAATATCTGGAGATGATCACCCCAGCACCTATTACTGTCTCGTTTCTCTGGGACAACCTGGGGTGCTGAGAGCAAGGAGGCagaggctccctggaggagggggtTCGAGAGCTCTCGGACTGCAATTGGGAAGTGCTGTCTGGGCTCCTGTTGTGTGCAGTTAGCAGGTGGCTGCTGTCCCGTTCACCGGGGTGCGTTTCCCCTGACGCCTCCGTGTGATTTTGGTTTTGGCGGCAGGAGTCGTGTATAATTACACGGTGCACGGTGTCCAGCGAGACAAAGCGGGCTGGGGGCAGAGCGTGAGCATCCCGCTCCTGCAGCCCGGCATGTTGGGACTGATGGACCAGTGGGACAAGTACCTGGAAGACTTCTCCACCACGGGGGCCTGGCTGCCTCACAGGTAGGACAGGGCCCTCACTCACCACCAGGTGCCATCACAGATGCTAAGATGCACTGACTTTCATGTTCAGCCTGTATTGAGATAGTAGCGTCTGTAACAGAATTAAGCAGGGGCTGAATTACTTGGGGTTCCTGCAGAGGTGAGCCAGCACACATTTCCCCAATAGAACCACAGCACTCTAAGAGCTGAAGGGACCAGACCTTAGTACTCtagttattttacttatttgactCTTTTACACACTTGACATTTAATAATACGTACAGCAAAACCCACAGTATTATATtcccttaaaacaaaacaatcttaaatGAGGTTCAAAATGTAAACCTATCTAAAGCTCCCCCCATTTTAAGTTTCAGCAAGTTTGAAATTAATTTATCGATTCCTTGCCCCCTTATCAGTGTAGAAGATACAGAGCATACCTGTGGACTTAAATGGTTCTGAGGCTTCCCCTGAAATAAGTTTAGACACTGTAGGATATCATAAAACTCAGACATGGAATTCCACTTCGAGAATCTAGAATTTCAGTGAAATTAAGTTCTCCAAATTGGGGCCTATATGCAACTTGAGTCACCACTCTGGACATCTCGGTGAGTCCTAGCTGTACTTAAGCTGCAAGCAGAAATAGCCCCAGATGCCAAGTGTCCCTCTGAAATGCACCTCTGGACACTGTCATCAAGGGGGCCAGCACACATGGGGGCCCAGCTTGCAGCGAGGTTAAAATTATGAAAGGCCTTGGGCAGCTCAGGGCTAAGCCTTGTCTTCTCGACGCCCTTGCCCCATAAGGTACGAAGAAGACCACCACAACTGCTACAGCTACGCCCTCAAGTTCATTAACTGCGTCCTGGCCACACAGGGCGAGGAGCGGCTGGACCGGGACGAGTTCACGGAGAAGTTCGTGATCCCGAGGACGAGGAAGGCTTCCAAGTACATCATGCTCTACCGCATGATAGAAGAGCACGGCTTCTACGTCATCGAGCCCCCTGGTCCCCAGACAAGCCCACATCCGGGAAGCGGCTCACGCTGAGCGCGCACTGCGCCTGAGAGCAGACAGGAAGTGATGTCTGGGGGTTCCCGCCTGGAACAGCTACTGGGCCTCTACATGTCTTCAACTGTGGTTAATAAAAAAGAGCCAGACGGCTTCCCTTTACACATATGTCAGCTTACTGCAGTGTAAGAATTTACGGAATGAATAAAAATGGTCCTGGGTTTTCAAAATCGTAGGCACCACAACTAAAATTGTTTTCACAGTAGTTTGGGGTCCACGTTACAGCGTAAAGTGGCAGCATCTTCTTTTCACAGAGCAATGAGAACTCTTCCTATAAATTAAGTAGGGAACAAATTCACCTTTCACTGTGAATCCAGAAATTGGGGATTTGTAGGAAGAGACCCTTACGGTTTATGAAGTAATGACTGCCTTCACCtcattgtttttatataaaaagcACATGGTAACCTTTTGACAATcaataatagttaaaaaaataaaaaaagaaaaaaggtctcaGAATCTGAGCCGGGAACCATGCACTCCTCCTGGGTCAGCCTTTCTGTGTCTACACGCACAAACAGGATTGGCAGTTCCTCAATCAAGCTGTTCCCCTGGCCTGAGGTGGGGAGTTGGGGTGTTGGAGTTACCACAGCGAATCACCTCCTCTGCCCACTCTAGGTGCAGAGTTCAGAAAGGACATGATGCAAGTCCGTCTTCTTTCTCTCATACCttcaggaggaggaaggaaggggacgaCTGAGATGAGTAACCACAAGGATTGTTAACAAGCACATTAGAATTTTTACACCCAGGGAATCAGACTTTAAATAGCCAGTGATCAAAACATTTCAGGATTCCTCTTTGGAAACTGCTTCCAGGACTCTTTTGTTTTTGACCAAACGTGATATACTATCCACCTAATCTTATTCCTCAGCGTGGGCACCGAATGATGCCTAATTTCCAAAAACCAAACCCATCTTCAAGGTAGCAATAGTTACTCAGTAATAAAGATATTCCGAAAACTTGCTACAGATTCTTCAAGCTTGTTTCCAAAGAGGCACTGGTCAGTGTTCCACACGAGCGACTTCAGTGGGAAAAAATGCAGGCAGCTCAACATTTGCGTTTGTTAAGTTTTAGGACTGttctttaagaaatacaaaaCTTCCTACCTGGAAAATGAGACCACCTTAAACAACCTGCCTGCTACTCTGTGTTCAAGGAATCGTAAAGGCCTCAGCGGGTAAAGATGAAAGGAGCGTGGGGTTTGGGGGATAATCCGATTTGCCCCATTCTCTTTAAGCTCTGTCTTAGGACTCTGCTTCCCTGGACCAGTTCTTTACCCTATTATTAGTAATCATAACAGCTGCAATTAACGCGTATTCATAAAAGACTCCACACCAGAGTAAACACTTCTTACTCTTCTCTTTTAATCTCTAAGAccatcctgtgaggtaggtactgacatcatgcccattttacagatgacaaggGAAACGGACTTGCCCAAAGGCACCCAGTGGCAAAACCAGGGTTCAGACCAGGTTTGACTGCAAAGCCTGTGCAGTTACCTCCAGCACCCAGCAACCCGAAAGCGACCAGAGGCACGCAGGGTGCACGGCAACCGGGTCAGTAATTTGCTATCGTTACGAGAAGATAAGCATTCTGCTTTCATCAGCATTCAAATATGAACAGGAGATAAGAAACATGTcataaaacagttaaaataagaattgttgggacttctctggtggcgcagtagttaacaatctgcctgccaatgcaggggacatgggttcaagccctggtccgggaagatcccacatgccacagagcaacgaagcccgtgtgccacaactactgaagcctgcactctagagcccgcaagccacaactactaagcccgcatgccacaactactgaagcctgtgcgcgccacaactactgaagcctgcgcgcctagagcctatgctctgcagcaagagaagccaccacaatgagaagcccgtgcaccgcaataaggagtagcccccgctcgccgcaactagggaaagaccgcgcgcagcaacgaagacccaatgcagtcaaaaaaaaaaaaaaacacaattgttAATATTAGAAACGCTAATTTCATGCTACTTTCTCCAAGTGCTTGACCTTGATTTTCAAACAAAGCTTTAACAATCCCCACTCCCTATTTTCGGGGCTGCTCTACACCCTGGAGGTGCCTTTGGTAGCGGTCGGCCTCGTATTTCTTCTTTCACTTCAGCAGGCTACAAATGCCCTGCTCACAAAACCACAGTACCGGCCTACAGGCTTTACCCCAGTAAAGGAAATGGGGCATCAGAATACCACAGACAGATGGGCGACGTGGCTCAGCTCTGCAGAAGGGTGAGCTGAGAATCCTTAGCACTGGCACCAACTCCAACCCCAGATGAAATCTCAGAGGCCCACCTGGCAGCCCAAGTGCGCTCCTTCACATCAGCGGTGAGCGCAGCCCTGGGCACACATCTGTCTCCGTCAGCGCTCCTGGGATGATGGACGGCTGGGCTCCCGTTCACAGCAAGGCCACAGAGTCACCGATCCGCAAGACTAAAGTAGCCCACACGAAGGCATTTTTCCAAAGCCTCCACAGCGTGCATGGATTACTCTTATAACCAGGAAAACccaaaaacaatattaaaaaaaacaagaagccaCCCGCAATGGCTGCACCTCGCTCCCTTCGTGCAGGAAGTGCTTGCCATGgtacccctcccccatccccagagctGTCTTCGCTACTTTACCTCGAACTTTTTCTGTCACCTCCTCCTCTACTGTGTTACCTACCAGGGCATAAAATAGGCTTTTTACTTCCTAGAGGAAATAATTGTGTCAATGCTCATACTTTTGGTTCATCTGGAAGGGAAAAAAGCACACCTATAATGTGCCAGATTCTTTCACAGACCATCTCATTTAGTCTGCGAAACAAACTCAGGAGCTAGTAATTATGCccacttcacaggtgaggaaactgaggttcagagggagTAAGCAATGTTCCCAAGGTCACCACTGTTTTCCTAGTGTAGATCTGGACTCTTGGAcccaggtttttcttttctttgttttgttttgtgttttttttgcggtacgcgggcctctcactgttgtggcctctcccgttgcggagcacaggctccggacgtgcaggctcagcggccatggctcacgggcccagccgctccgcggcacgtgggatcctcccggaccggggcacgaacccatgtcccctgcatcggcaggcggactctcaaccactgcgccaccagggaagccctggacccaGATTTTTCTGATTCCACCCTTTCTACTCTATCAGAATGTGCCATCTAAACGTCAGGAAGAAGAATATCTACCTTTGAAATACTGCTTCTGAAAATGGAAAGattccaaaaatttttaaatgctaaaaaacTTTCACTTAAAAGAAATCATAGTGAAttactttgaaataaaaagtactgCCTTAGTTTAACAACTTCACAAATTTGCTTTTCCATATCATGTATTCTTAACTGAGGCAAGCGTATATTTCACAAAATggtaaaaagactaaaaattttCAGCTTATATATAAAAGACCAAAGATTTAAGATAAGCACATGGATTTAAATCTCTCTCAATTTTAGAAATGGGCCTCAGTTACAGTCTTAAGGAAATTAACATTCATGGGATAATTGAGTCtgtaatcaggttttttttttttttttgcggtacgcgggcctctcactgttgtggcttctcgcgttgcggagcacaggctcctgaagcacaggctcagtggccatggctcacgggcccagccgctccgcagcaatgtgggatcttcccagaccggggcatgaactcgtgtcccctgcattggcaggcggactctcaaccactgtgccaccagggaagtccctgtaatcaggtttttaaaaattcaattcggTTGGAAAAATCACAAACGGGAGGTGGGTGATGGGGAGGAgagacatttaatttctttttagccTAAGTACTTTCCCCACAGGGGAACACTAAAAACCACATTCAAGTAaagag
The DNA window shown above is from Phocoena phocoena chromosome 10, mPhoPho1.1, whole genome shotgun sequence and carries:
- the MKRN2OS gene encoding MKRN2 opposite strand protein — translated: MQHPEAGKPIIKFNHCQKYIYSFSVPPCCPLCRQDVGSRKLEEAPVSIPNPFTDGHQEECSFLLRPTQGTFLREYDGRSDLHVGITNTNGVVYNYTVHGVQRDKAGWGQSVSIPLLQPGMLGLMDQWDKYLEDFSTTGAWLPHRYEEDHHNCYSYALKFINCVLATQGEERLDRDEFTEKFVIPRTRKASKYIMLYRMIEEHGFYVIEPPGPQTSPHPGSGSR